A region of the Phoenix dactylifera cultivar Barhee BC4 chromosome 10, palm_55x_up_171113_PBpolish2nd_filt_p, whole genome shotgun sequence genome:
TTAAACATGCGTAAGTTATTGTTGTACAGACCTTGTCCTAAATGATGCTACTTGGTTCTCATAGTTACTGCATTCTTATACCATGTTACTCATTTAGACCATGTAATTTATTACTTTTCACAGTTTCCATGCAACTGCTTTAAAGTGGCACCCTGACAAGCATCAAGGCCCTTCCCAGGTTTGTTGTCAACTTTACTAACTCATtattcatttgatttttttttgtgtgtgtgtctgCCTGTTGAATGGATCTGTTTTTAATATGGGGGAGACCGGCCAAAGATAAACTCCCACTTCCCTGACCATGGCCTAAAGGTTAATTAGCTTGTGTGAAGGGTCCAGCAGGCCTACCCCATAAACTGATAGATCTGATACATATCCCACTTATCGGCTATCCTATAGCCAGTctgcttctatttttttataactTAGTCATGACAATTAAATGAGGGCAGGCCTTGGTGCAATTGTAAGGTTTGGTCTATTGTAGCCTAGGTGTTACGGGTTCGAAACACGAAAACAATCTCTCGCTCGCAACGGTAAAAGGCTGTGCGCATCTAAACCTCCTCAAGTCCTGCAGTGGTGGGAACCTTATGTACTGGgacattctctttttttttgttaaatcatGACAATTAAATTATTTTGGGTGGGACATTAATCCTTAAATTGCATGCAAAATTTAGCTGGAGTAATGGTGTACATTTTTTTCCTGAAGACAATTTATGCACAAGTAATAactttttttcttattaaatcATATATGTCAGTTGTTTATTGTTCCATTTAGGTCATTTTATTTCAACTTTTATTCTCTAGTTTAGACTATCATGTGTGGTCACAAATTTGTTAATTTTTATGACAAGTTACAAGATCTCGGTGTGTATCATTTTACCTGCTTTTTTTTTCGCTGGATTTTGCCTTTTGCCAGTTGTGGATCGTGAATCACATGAACCTAGTTTGTGAGGATAGGGTTACATAATAATGGGTCAGTGAGCTGTGCGTGTCTGGACACCTGTACCATCACTCTGAACTTTGTATTAGCTGGAAAAAATCATATGGCCTTGTTTGAATTTATCATGTGTTCCACTACACTCTAAATCAATAGTTGTTCTGTATATCTTTTCTGAAGCAAATAGTTGTTATATATCAACCATCTAATTCTTTCCAAGTTTTTGTTCAAATTTCTAGAATGATCTAATCATGTCTCACCCATTACTTTTTGTTAATCATTAGTAAATCTTTTTATCTTGCATTCTGGGTCTTTTATTGGTGAAATCCTGAAAAAGGAACCATGCATGTGTTAATGCAGGCAATTGCTGAGGAAAGGTTCAAGCTCTGTGTTGATGCATACAACTCCCTGTGCAAAGCCTTGAATTCCAGCTAAGGCATTGGTGATAATAGTAATCAGGCATACCTTGTGCTGGAGTTTTTCCATGGAGCTGTGTATGTTCAAGTTCTCATGTAAtactttctatatatatatatatatatatatattagagagagagagagagagagctaagGTGCTCTCGAGAGGACAGTTGAGAAGGTCTTCTCATCTTAAAATCAATGATAGATCATTTAATTTGAAAATCCATATTGTTGAAGATGGCTATAAAAAAATGCTTAGATCATAGCAAAATATGATCCTAAGTCATTTTAACCACTTATTTTTATTACCTAGTTGATGCAGGGATCAGAGATCACCAAACGTTTTTATGGATTTATAGTATGAGCAACAGCGTGAATCTTCGATCTGAATgctctatttttaattttggaATCAAGAGAATTATATATATCCTCACCTCTCGAGAGAAGCATAGTTTCTCTCTAAAGATTGTATAATGTATTTCGTATGAAGTTTTTGTGGCAGTGAATAAGGGAAGGCACGGAGAATATCATAAGGATGATCTTTTCATTGATATAATTCCAATAAGCTGTTGATAGACTTGTCTTTGTCTACACTATACCaatgatatttaaaaaatagCCACTAGTTATCAATATacttcatggttatgcattataaaaCGTTAAAAATAATTAAGTCTCTCACACAGATCTATTTTAGGTCATATTTGGCAGCCTCTTTGTGGAAACAATGTGATCCAAGTATGTCTAAATAGGTGGTTACGAACTTTAACATAatcataatatttaaaaatcctGTTTGTGAAGTTTTAAGGAGTAATATGGGCAATATATAATTGAACCCTGTTTAATTAATTTCAGCATATAAAGTAATGATAATGCTCCTGCTTCAGCATTTTCTGAACTCACTTCCTTACTAAAGTGTTACTAAAACATCCACTTTCCACGCTCCCAATTGTGGCAACTAAGGCCATGTCTCCGTCACCACACATAGGCATGATACATAAGCTGTGATAGAAACTGTGAAGAGAAGCCAgtaaaagaaataacaaaatcgGGGATGTATGCCATTTTTTGGATAGTCTCAACTCTTTCTAGGTCGCACATGTATTTCGGAAGACGAACAGTACAGCAGACTGAGTCTGCTGAGCCCCGACCGTGTTTTGTATTCTGATTACCCGTGGCGTATTTACATCTATGTGTAGTAAGATGCtggtttaccaaaaaaaaaagaggaaataacaaatccaagatctcattcATTTTGCACACAGAACAGCGACCATTCCAACTTTGAAGATAGATGTAGAAACACTTACATGCTCATCTGACAAGGAAATAAAGGTTTAATTGCATGGCCCATGTTTACAAGTTTAATAGAACAACAATACAAAACAAGGACTTCATCTAGGAAGTACTTTAGTTATAGGCTGCTGCAGCTTACCATATCTAAAGCTTGAATTCCACAGTTCTCCAAATCATGCATCATGACTGATATCTCTTCAAATTAAGATCAACCTCTAACTCCCTGCGCTTCAACTCCAATGCCAACCTTTCATTCTCAAGCTTCATCCTTTCATTCTCCATCCTCAGCTTGTTCAgttctctgtctttcttcttACTGAATCGTTGCCACTCGAAGCTCTGCTTTTCAAGCTCCAGCATCTGAAGTTGAATTTTCCATCTCTGCTCTTCCAGCTGAAGTAATGGAAAATTCTTAGAGTGCTTCTGCCCCCAAGCAACAGCAGACATGTCTTGGGGATGAGGCTGTAACCCTGAAGGGTCTCCAAAACTCACTTCTTCATGGTCCACCAAATGCTTCAACCTTTTCGGTAAGCATGAATCCCCAGCATCGCCATGCAATATTGCAGCATGCTCCTgagcatcatcttcctcatcgtCGGTACCTGCGCTTCGATCATCTTCATCGTTATTTCCATGCACAGCCCTCCTTGTGTCATGCTCATCTCTACTACTGAGAGCCAGCTGCAGAGATCGTCGAAGCGCCAGATCGTGAGGTAGATGCAACCGATTCGCATTGTGATATGAGCACATCTCCTCATAGAATAGTTGCTTTGAACTCAAGATCTTCTTCACTTCATCCTTCAGCTTATCAGATATGTGCTCCATTTGGCCCAACAGGGCTGGATTCTCCACCACCATGCAAGCTGTGCCCCTTCCAAGAATATCTATGAGCCTTTTGTATCTCTTGTTGAGATCATTGAACTTGTCTTCACACTGCTGAGGAGAAACATAGCAGCCCCTCTCTGCCATCACTCTTGATATAGACTTCCACTTCCTCTTTTTCTGCAGTACTGCACATTTTCTCCTCCCGCCATTGTTATATTCCGGCATGGCATCCTCTCCTATGTAGGAAACTGCAGTTATCAGTAGCCTAACCATTCGATCGGTCCACTTCATCCGCTGCCATGGAGGGCCCTTCTTCCGTTTGCCAGCATCATCCTGATCATGGACTCCGTCCTCGGTGAAGCTCGCATCGCCATCATCACTCATGGAGGTTTTGAAATCTTTCATGTGATTGGCATTTAACGGGAAAACTTCGTGCATTATTGGTGAGTGAACCATCAATCTCTGATGTTGGATGCTGCTTGCCTGTTGCGGGTGGCGACGAAGGGACTCTTGTGGGTGGTGTTGATGATGCTTGCGCACAGAACCTTGCAAGTCCAGTACCCCATAAGAAGCAGGCATCATGTTACTGGCTGGTAAACTTTGCTCCATCTATTGTGCTGAACTTTAGACAGAAAACAGCCTCTTCGCACTCGGTATATACCGAGGATGCTGCATATGACCCTCCCCAAACCTCGCAATGGCAGGAGTCTCGCCGCCCTTCTTTTAAGAGCTTAAATTTGCCTGTTTTGTATTGAGAAAAGTTTTCAAATCTAGCATCAATTTTTCCCAGCAATAAACTTTGATGACATGCTTCTTGGTAACTTCTATCTGCTGTCGTGGAACAAAAGATCAGAATGGATCGAATtgttaaacttttttttttttcttccttttgcgAGGTCTTAAATTAGACTACTTcatgggaagaaaaaaaaaaggagctttAACTCAGAAGCTCCACCTGGTTTCTCCACAACAATCTCAGAATATTCTCAACAAAACCTACCTGAATCTTAGGTAAATAAAAAAGGCTTAAAGAGAAGTAAGATAGTACGAGAAAATCATAAAAATCCTAAACGTAAGCGAGACAAGAGAGAAAATCGATCAAAATCACCACCAAATCTTCTTCATTTATCTGGAAAACCAATAACCATCAGAAATTTCAAGTTCAGCTTCAGATTTCTCCATAGATAACGAGATCCAAACTCCAAGAAAAACCCAAAATGAAAGCCAAGGTAATCAAATATGACTTCACAAACAGATGATTATCGGACTTACCTGGATAGAAATGCCTGCATGAGAAGCCCAGTCGAAGTTATTTGGACGAGAAAGTCTGAGTTtttctttaccttttttttttttgtttgtttaagGCGAGGTTGCCGGGGAGTTTTAGAATCACCAAGGAGACCACCTGCCGGCCTTGGTGACGCACTGAAAGGAGGTTGGTTTTGATACATTGCATGGGGGAGTGTTGGGTGCAACATTTTTGGGACCACATGACCCCACAGCCAGTGCAAAGAAGTCCTCACGGAACAAGAACTGGTTCCCATGCATTGAACGCAACCCAGGGTTGGTGCGCTTTGAACAAGGTGGTTTTCAgtcaatataaaaaaaaggaaaagggatCGTTTTGTTTTCCAACAGTACTTCTAGTAAATTTATCGTAACATATTTAATCCTAGCTACTGTGTAAGAGTTTTCTACTTggccaaactcttggtagagtaGTCAATAACAGCTAATCAATCACACGCCAATGTGATTGTCGGATTGTGTGAGGTGGTCGGATTCTAGGGAGGCATTTGGAAATAGTAAATAGAAATGTGAGAAGCAAACTACTCCAACGCCCTCATGTGAGATGGTGCAAATTATAGAACAGGCATTTGAAAAAAGAAAGTTGGAAATTTTACAAGTAAATTGAACTCCAATCAGTACTGAAAACTTCTATTGGAGTCCAATCATCAGTGAGGTTTTCTAGGCTTCCTTTTTCtctcgaaatttattgttttctATTTATTGATATGTAACTCAATATTAAGCTTTTCAGTCTTTTGAAGACTTCCGTCGGTTTCCTTTTTTCTATAGTCTTCTTGATAGTAACGTAGCTGGTTGTGCTTATGTGAAAACAGTTTGAGCAGCTGATCcactgaaagaaaaaagaaagaaaagaaaagactcCTGACGGGCTTTGTCACGAGTCACAACCCACTACCATTTAGGTGGATTGCTGATCAAACTAGCATACAAAACTCTTTAGTTACATAAAGTGAACTTCAAATGAAAAACAGGAATGAACAATTAATTATGCCTAATATATCCAACTCCACGGCCATCGATCTTCGAAATTTAGATCAAATCGGGGTGAAGGGCATCACCATGCTGGAGAGAAATATCATCCAGAATTGCTTGTCCAGCCAACCAATCTAATACTTGATTACCTTCGCAACAAATATGAGTTGCCACAAAAGTATTCTGAGATTCTCCGTCATGCCCTAATATCGAGCTCCACCTCCATGAACAGCGAAATTAAGGCCAAGCCAGGCTCAAAATAAAGCTCTCTTTACAATATGTTCTTTTGCCAGTAATGAATATTTGATGTATAAAACTAGAATAAATACTGAAACGGTGCTCTCCCAATTGCCCAAAAAAGCCCACTTCGATCGAGTTGTGATTTATAACCGtttgtagaaagaaaaagaaaaatccgcATCCAAATAGAACTGGGAGAAGCCGTGTGTACCTTCGTTACGATTAAAAGTTTAAAACCCCCTCTTCCACCTCCAAGGTACGCAGCGAGCCGagcgagaggaagagagagagagagagagagagagatggcgaGCGAAGAAGAGAGCGCGGTGAAGGAGCCGCTGGACCTCATCAGGCTCAGCCTCGACGAGCGCATCTACGTCAAGCTCCGCTCCGATCGAGAGCTTCGTGGAAAACTTCACGTAATCTCATTCTTACCTCTCTTACCAGATCTCTTTCCCCCAAAATCTGTTCGTTTTTCGCTGCCAAAACCCCAGAATCAGCTGTCCGTATAATTCGTAAAATCCTTTTCCTTTGATCGTTTGTGTCTCCACGATCTCGGGCATGTTTCGTCCGTGGATTCTTGATCTTGCCCGAGTATTTCCGggggaaaaattttcttttgttccatTTTTCTTGATTAATGGGATAAGAAATAGGGTGTTCTAGGGTTTGAACCCGTTGGCTCGATTAGTTGATAGAATCGATCGGAGATATAGACCATACTGCtggaaacaaagaagaaaacttTTTTAACGTTAGTGATTTGGAACCTAGTAAGGGTAAAACCAGTTTCATGGGCCAATAATGTAGCAGAATCATGGGAACAAATAGTATTCGTATAAAAGGAAAACCTTGTGGTTAGTACGGGTAGGCTGTTCGGGTTTGTTGAAACCGAACCAAACCTAAGATTGAAAGTTGGACGGAAAACCCTTCGGGGGTGAAAGCCAATGCACTATAATCATGAGGAATTAGGGACATCAGGGTGGATAAACGCTCACCACGGTTTGAATTCCGCACCAGATATGGAGCATGAGTGCAGTGAGGACACCTCAATTTCTTGCTATAATGGAGAAGCAAAAACAGTTACAGGGAGTCCACAAAAGAAACTCAGTGAGCTTAGTGTATCTCTTCAACTCTAATCTCCTTTAACCCTGTACTTTATACACGTTTAGTCCATTATATGTCGAGGAAGTAACCAGCAGAGGGAATCTACCAGGTGCTCCAGACAATAGTAGCTATAATGATTACAAGAATGCAGAAGTCTTACAGTGACTACCttttttattagaaaaataattggcagtaagtttcttcttttctttaagtTTTACCTTTCTTTAGAATTATATTTATACACATGTGTATTACCAAACCACGCCACTATTACCAAGGCTCTAGATATACATCTTTTGAGAATATGCCTCAATGATGTATGGTTAATAGTGGCTCTGATGAATGGTTTCGCTAGAGTGGGTGATAATGATATCACCATTTTAGGAAATGAGTTCCATGAGAGAAGCAAGAAAGTCAATCTACTTCGAATATACAACATGGATTCTAGCGATGCAATGAATTTGGACCCTCATGCTGGTCCAAATGAATCAATCTTCTCATTGGTTGCATTGATGTGGTCCCTCTACGCCTAGAACACCAGAATATCGAACCATGAAAGTATATTGGTTGGTGATTGCAAGGCACCAATTGTACatgtttatataattatatccatttatttctcaaaaaagCGAAGTAAATGTTAAACACATGATAGTCAAACCTGCTGTTTTAATAGAAAAGAAAGTAGCTTTAagggatttttttcttttaatatgcTGAAGTGATAATTGCATTACCTAACCACTTGTCTTCAAATTCCACCCTTGCTAAATTGCTCTTGCTTTTGTGCTCAGCTGtgcttttttttctccctctaCATCCTGTTTAAAACGTGAAAATATTGTGATTTTCATGTTGATGTCAGATGATGTATGAAGATGTTGTTATACCATGGTATCTATGTGCAACAAATCCTACATATTTGCAGTGAAGTTCCATCCAGATACAATTTGCCTTATTGTGGCATCTTCAAGGAAACATCACTGACATTTAAAATCTCTCCTCATTTTAAATATGTTACTTAAATTATATATCCACTGCATTTATTTTCATAGCTTGCTCAATCCGCAATTTCTTCGTTGCATGGACTGCCAGCACTTCTAAAGAAATTTGAAGGAGTATCTTGGCAtgttagaattattcaaaaggCTGCCTTTGCTTTGGTCATATTCAAACGTCCATTTGCTTGTTGACTATCTAGATTGTGACCTAATATCTGTTTCATCTTAAGTTAGCACTGTGTAGACACTGATTTTTCCTCTGCTTTCAGGCATATGATCAGCacttgaatatgatacttgggGATGTTGAAGAAATAATTACTACTGTAGAGATTGATGATGAAACTTATGAAGAGATTGTCAGGGtaagcaaaatcaatttttgtaCTTTTTGGCTTTGTGAAGCTGACTTTGTCGCGAGAGATAAGTAACTATTCATAGTAGTGTATTGGAATAGTCATTGGTATTGATCTTTGTAAAGCTTGCTCGGATCCttgttttttggttttattgGTGTTTTCTACAATTCTTATTATTGTTGTCCTTCTTTTCAATGAACTTTGTCGATCAACTAAATGTCATGGGCGATCAAGTTTATGAGATGTTCCAGCCATTTTCAGATTTGTTTAAACCAATCGGTTTGATGATGGTCCTGACAAGGTTGGTCCAAATTAGTGCTTTAAGAGTTGATTTCTAGGTCCTTCATGATGTTCTATAGGTTGATGTATGTGATTGTATAGAAAGATTTGCACTACATGTTTATGAAACATTCTGTTttcatatttgtttaaattgaaTCTGGTTAGAAACTAATCCTAACAAAATCGATCCAAATTAATGATTAAGTTGTAAGTTTTTAGGCCCTTCATGATCTGCTTTAGATTGATGTATGTGGTTGTATGGAAATACCTGGACTACATATCATAGAAGAGGTCAGTATTCAGTGGAGAAGGAAATAGCTATTGAAACACCCTCAACCTTGGTAACTTCTTGTTTGGAACAAATGCTGGAGTCAGACACCAAGATTATTCGGCACTTAACGAAGAAATCTGTCTATTTTCTTAGAATTACAAAAGCATTGAGACTTTCAAGCAATGTGGCTAGCAATATCAGCTGAATTGTGAAGCAATCATCTTGATACGTCCTGTAGTTTTGCTGGATGAGAAAGGTGACTTCTCTGTTCAGAAGGAAGCTATAGCTATTATTCTGTGATCTTGGCCAACAAGTACTCAAGCCTTTGTACAATGTGAATGGTTATATAGTTTAAATAATTTTAGCCATTATATGCTAGCCTTTCagtgagcaaaataaaaaatgttTTAATTTTACCTATTTGTTGAAGCTCTTGATAATCTACCAGATTTTGACATCAACAGTTAATTTTAGTTCCTGTTTTCTTGGTGATTATTTACAAAGTTACTGATCATTGCTTCTGTTGAAGTAAATCCATgatttctgatttttcttatcaACCGTTCTTTCAGACCACCAGGCGCACTGTGCCCTTTCTTTTCGTTAGAGGAGATGGAGTCATACTGGTTTCTCCACCTCTGAGGACAGCATGATCAAGCTGTAGAATTAGGTCAATGGTGAGAGGTCACTGGTGGACTTTGTGTCTCCAATATTGACTGCTGTGTTACTGTCCTTTTCCCTTTTGGATGACAACCAACTGCAAGTTCTCGAAATTGTAATCATCTATATGTTAGGTTGGAAACAGATATGAATATCTGTATTATCTGTGATAAGCATGTTTAATTTTAAGCATCCTTGTTACGACTGTTGATTGGTTGAatgaattaaattatattaTCAGGTTGGGTTGTTACTGTTTTCTAAGTCTTTTTTAATGTGGCCATATCTTCATCCATAAATCTCTCCTGCCATAAGAGGTCTTGTATGCCTTGTGTCTAAGGGACTTTTGTTTCCTGTGTTTTTTGATAGGGTGTGCCCTTCTGATGTTGTGTTATTTAAGAGTGCCAAAGAATTATTCGATCAGATCTTTAGGCCTCAAGTTCTAGAATAATTGAAAACACTTAGGCTTGAACCAGGAGCAGCACCTCTTCATTGTCACTTTGCTGCGGGTTCGTCTGGGAGGCTTTAGGCGCCTCATCAGATTGAGGGCCTGTTTGGCTGCCTATCAATTGAGGCTACTGAAGAACTGGATATGTGATATTGAAATTAGAATAACTGCTTTTCAGTTGAGCTCAACTGTCACAATAATGAGTAATTTCAACTATCAATAGCGTATGTAACTCAAGTAGTCATAGATTTGCCCCTAATTCATAAGCACTGTAATAATTTATTATTGTGAGATGCAGACCTTCATCTTTCTCAAAACAAACACTGGATAAGTTGGCTTGTGGTCAAATGTGGTATTTGTTGCAGTGCTACCATTACACTGTCATGCATGCAATCAACATATGTTCAACTGCAGGCAAATAAATATCTAGGAATTCGAATGGAAGGTTCATTTTGCAGTACACAATTCCATGCCCTGGAGAAACATCTTTCCCTTtgattcttctcttttttttatgccCCTCAATGATAAGCAACAGTTAACAAATAAACATTTAGGAATTCAGAATGAGTTTAATTTCAAAGTACGCCATATCATGCCCAAGATCTACATCTTTCTATTATATTCTTCACTTGTAAATATTCCTCTAAAATGTAAGCTCACATTAAACATTGTTGATCCAAGAACTGCTTTGGTAATGTTATATCATGGATGAAGTGCAGCTGAGCTCAATGTTCACGAGCTCAGACTCTTGCCTGCTCGGTCCTCTCCAAGATGAAAATGTTGCCCTTGTCATCCCTCCCAATCCGCAAGGTGTCGTCAACATATCTAATGATGTTTAGAGAAGACAAAAAAGCGCAAAAGGATATCCATATCAAAAGGacaactatttttttttcctccttaaCAGAAGATGATCTAATATAGGCATATTGTTGGATTTTTAGATTTAAGATTGTAAAGAGGATACGTTATTTCAAGCCAACCTTCTGGATTGAAAATGGCAAGGAGAAGATCGtaattcttctgaaaaatacTCATCAACTGTGGTATCCCCACGTCAGCATCAGTCAGGAGGATAAAGCTTTTAGTCATCTGAAAAGAGTTCTCTGTGGTGTGGTTGCAGATGGTTTTACCTGATCCGGAGTAATGCTTGAGTTCTCAAGTTTAATGTCAACTCTCTGTGACAGAACAGATGCAACAATGAACTTGAGAAGTAATTTCATGATCACGAACTCCTTGTAAGTCTAGAGTTTGAAAGATGGGAGTTGTCTCACAGTTTTGGACACAATCTTGTAGGATGCCTCAATTGTCAGCTGCCCTGTCAGCAACTTGAATGCCCTCACATTAAACTCAATCACATTGACTGCCTTTTCCTGTGAGTATTGAGAATCTGAAGTTAAATTTTCCATTTACTTGAAGCAATAACAGAAGATTATGGCTTTTTTGCTTACATTATTATAACATTAGACACAATACATCCTCTACCAATTTTGGAACATTGCCATTAGCTCTGCTTTACGTGCCATTGCATAAGCACTTGTGCTGTTTTGCAATGTGATATAAGTATATAACAATTTAGTATTGAATAAAATAATACATCAATGTTTAAGCACTTATTTGCACCTAGTCATTACTATACCCAACCGATTAGGAGGATATCAAGGGTGGGTTTGTCTTTGTCCATGTAATGAAGTGGTGCGACATACTTAAAActgcaaaaaatattttttttataacaaaATTTCAATgtattaaaagatttttttttgaggtaaaatttccattaaagatttttctattttataagTAAATGCCCCAAAATTTTTAGATGAGTTCTTCCCAGATAAAGGAGGCAACCAGCACAAATATATACGGTGCAACACAATGGACAGCCTCTCCCGAGATACTATTGTGATAACTTCAGTCAGGCCAACATGCGGAGCCCGAAtatttatgcatgcatgataGGCTTTCTTTTACTTGTTGGATTAATGTGATGAGCTTACAAATTCTACAGAAGAATGGATCTCACCTTTGCAACATCAATTATCTGCATGAAGTCACCAAGAGTGATGAAGTCACGCAATCCGAGCTTTGTTCTCTTAGCCCCCAGTATTGTAATTGTGCTGTAAACAAGCTTCCAGCATCCATCCACCTAGTTTTCTCCCAAGTATTAGCATGTATTACCGGAGCAATCATAAATATGATTAAATTGATTAAACTTCAAACAAGAAATTGGTCCCCAAGTTGATACATGAGGTCAACAATTTGCTCGCTCAGTATGAAAAGGAATTCCATTGTTCAGTTCCCAATTACCATCTACTTGTTTGTCAGGTAAGGTCCCTGCAAGTACACTTGCTCAAtctgcatttaatttctttggaaaatatccaagatctcatCGAACTGCCTTTAACAGAAAGTTTATGCATAAAATTTTCAATCCAGCTAAGCAATCAAGACTCCACTGTCTGAGAAGCAGTAGGTAAACTTCATACATATTAGTATATTTTTCAGGTATCAAAATGGTTGCTTTTATGGAAGTAGCTGTCTGCTTTTTGTTAGCTCAGCAGCTCAGTTGTTTGGGGAACTGC
Encoded here:
- the LOC103703172 gene encoding sm-like protein LSM3B, translating into MASEEESAVKEPLDLIRLSLDERIYVKLRSDRELRGKLHAYDQHLNMILGDVEEIITTVEIDDETYEEIVRTTRRTVPFLFVRGDGVILVSPPLRTA
- the LOC103703173 gene encoding uncharacterized protein LOC103703173 → MEQSLPASNMMPASYGVLDLQGSVRKHHQHHPQESLRRHPQQASSIQHQRLMVHSPIMHEVFPLNANHMKDFKTSMSDDGDASFTEDGVHDQDDAGKRKKGPPWQRMKWTDRMVRLLITAVSYIGEDAMPEYNNGGRRKCAVLQKKRKWKSISRVMAERGCYVSPQQCEDKFNDLNKRYKRLIDILGRGTACMVVENPALLGQMEHISDKLKDEVKKILSSKQLFYEEMCSYHNANRLHLPHDLALRRSLQLALSSRDEHDTRRAVHGNNDEDDRSAGTDDEEDDAQEHAAILHGDAGDSCLPKRLKHLVDHEEVSFGDPSGLQPHPQDMSAVAWGQKHSKNFPLLQLEEQRWKIQLQMLELEKQSFEWQRFSKKKDRELNKLRMENERMKLENERLALELKRRELEVDLNLKRYQS